A single window of Candidatus Aenigmatarchaeota archaeon DNA harbors:
- a CDS encoding DUF92 domain-containing protein — translation MALPVFELTLAKTLVLALCLGIVWFGYFKKVTDIWASIVASILGVYFIGLFPLYWFASLLLLYIATSMATRHKNVWKAVNHTTGRGIKNILSNLGIALAFSVMYLVDNQPAFYLAFLCSAACACSDTLASEIGQLSRSKPRLITTWQEVKTGMDGAVSVLGLLSAATGAVLTALPSLWVQPEATALKFFITASIIGFIGCNIDSLVGAQYELRGSVTNDTTNLIATTISGFLGLIAWLILF, via the coding sequence ATGGCGCTTCCCGTATTTGAACTCACGCTCGCAAAAACCCTGGTTCTCGCATTGTGCCTCGGAATAGTCTGGTTTGGCTATTTTAAGAAGGTTACTGATATCTGGGCGTCCATTGTCGCAAGCATCCTTGGCGTATACTTCATAGGGCTTTTTCCACTCTACTGGTTTGCTTCCCTGCTTCTCCTCTATATTGCAACCAGCATGGCAACCAGGCACAAAAACGTCTGGAAAGCCGTAAACCACACGACGGGGCGGGGCATAAAAAACATACTCAGCAACCTCGGAATCGCCCTTGCCTTCTCGGTAATGTACCTTGTGGACAACCAGCCCGCATTCTACCTTGCATTTCTCTGCAGCGCCGCCTGCGCCTGCTCAGACACTCTTGCTTCCGAAATCGGGCAGCTTAGCCGCTCAAAGCCCCGGCTTATTACAACCTGGCAAGAGGTAAAGACTGGAATGGATGGAGCCGTATCCGTCCTTGGGCTTCTTTCCGCGGCAACTGGCGCTGTTTTGACGGCTTTGCCGTCACTATGGGTGCAGCCGGAAGCCACAGCCCTGAAATTCTTCATAACCGCCTCTATTATCGGCTTTATCGGCTGCAATATCGACTCCCTTGTGGGCGCGCAGTACGAACTAAGGGGCTCTGTTACAAATGATACCACAAACCTCATAGCAACCACGATTTCCGGCTTTTTGGGGCTTATTGCCTGGCTCATCCTGTTTTAA
- a CDS encoding N-acetyltransferase, giving the protein MNIQIRLENPKDFRETEELTRDAFWDVYKPGCDEHLVLHNLRKSPTFVRGLDFVAVLNGKIIGNIVYSKAKVIGEDKSEHEVLCLGPFCVAPEMQKKGIGSKLIRQSLSKAKTLGFRGVILFGSPEYYSRFGFKNAESYHITTPDGKNFDAFMALELVEGSLKGIEGRFFADSVFEVEAKDLEEFEKSFPFREKHVTDTRIHLD; this is encoded by the coding sequence CTGAATATACAAATTCGCCTTGAAAACCCAAAAGATTTCAGGGAAACTGAAGAGCTTACCCGGGACGCCTTTTGGGACGTGTATAAGCCCGGATGCGACGAGCATCTTGTCCTCCACAACCTAAGAAAATCCCCTACTTTTGTAAGGGGGCTTGACTTTGTCGCTGTCCTAAACGGCAAAATCATCGGAAACATCGTCTACTCAAAGGCAAAAGTAATCGGCGAAGACAAAAGCGAGCACGAAGTACTCTGCCTTGGGCCTTTTTGCGTCGCGCCTGAAATGCAGAAAAAAGGAATCGGCTCAAAACTTATCCGGCAGTCTCTTTCAAAAGCCAAAACTCTTGGCTTCAGGGGAGTAATCCTATTTGGGAGCCCCGAGTACTATTCCCGCTTTGGCTTCAAAAATGCCGAAAGTTATCACATCACGACGCCTGACGGCAAAAACTTTGACGCCTTCATGGCGCTTGAGCTTGTTGAAGGAAGCCTGAAAGGAATTGAAGGGCGTTTTTTTGCAGATTCGGTTTTCGAGGTCGAAGCTAAAGATTTAGAGGAATTTGAAAAAAGCTTTCCGTTCAGGGAAAAGCACGTTACAGACACTCGGATTCATTTGGACTAA